The following are encoded together in the Humulus lupulus chromosome 5, drHumLupu1.1, whole genome shotgun sequence genome:
- the LOC133778903 gene encoding uncharacterized protein LOC133778903 produces MPPKGNGVSGPVAQNIPPADMSDQIERMCRLLEASQQRSDEAIKTLTEAQARLEAEIAELRRSANTTRNTQAHDNLDSSRSNVLTDLVNSPHQNMNPGNGRSQGIPPSSGAEERQAPTSDMHGWTEAEPTGPAQPAAEVRPQRTTPQVAHDSPSEGRVPSIWFLDSWKEDMMREMMQKFSDGRSAYATEHLDLVSRTTMKSPFSEWIQNEPKPRDFIILSLPAFNGKGDPLNHLYQFQQKLALEANNVAIQCKVFSTTFSGPALLWFRQLKPGSLNSFSDLRRTFLQQYNANQEAPRAMADLYRIEQGENEHPKAYLQHFIDLMHQIHDVDPLTAVNLFVKSLQVRSLLHENLTMTPPYDMADVQTQAKGVFRVLEFRERAQKKSALISAPSTNNPPPPARDDKRKRNQTDHTKEGKRPR; encoded by the coding sequence ATGCCACCAAAAGGCAACGGAGTTTCGGGCCCAGTCGCACAAAACATCCCTCCGGCGGACATGAGCGACCAGATCGAAAGGATGTGTCGCCTGTTGGAGGCGAGTCAGCAGCGGTCCGACGAAGCAATCAAGACATTGACCGAAGCCCAAGCTAGGCTCGAAGCTGAGATTGCTGAGCTGCGCAGGTCCGCTAACACGACTCGCAACACCCAAGCCCACGACAATCTTGATTCTAGTAGATCTAACGTTCTAACCGACCTCGTTAATTCCCCACATCAAAACATGAACCCAGGTAACGGAAGATCCCAAGGCATCCCGCCATCCTCCGGGGCCGAAGAGCGACAAGCCCCAACCTCTGACATGCATGGGTGGACGGAAGCAGAACCCACCGGACCCGCTCAGCCAGCAGCCGAAGTCCGGCCTCAACGAACCACACCTCAAGTCGCACACGATTCTCCCTCTGAAGGTCGTGTTCCCTCGATCTGGTTCTTGGACAGCTGGAAAGAAGACATGATGAGGGaaatgatgcagaagttctcAGATGGGCGATCCGCCTACGCCACCGAACATTTGGATCTAGTATCAAGAACCACTATGAAATCGCCTTTCTCGGAATGGATTCAGAATGAGCCAAAGCCTCGAGACTTCATCATCCTTTCCCTGCCTGCGTTCAATGGAAAGGGGGATCCACTAAACCACCTATATCAATTTCAACAGAAGTTGGCATTAGAAGCTAATAATGTAGCCATACAATGCAAAGTCTTTTCAACGACTTTCTCCGGGCCAGCTCTGTTATGGTTCCGACAATTAAAGCCCGGGTCACTCAACAGTTTTAGTGATCTCCGACGGACCTTCTTACAGCAGTACAACGCGAACCAAGAGGCGCCCAGAGCAATGGCCGATCTCTATCGGATTGAACAGGGGGAGAATGAACATCCAAAAGCATACTTACAGCATTTCATTGACCTCATGCATCAAATCCACGACGTCGACCCACTCACCGCAGTAAATCTCTTTGTCAAAAGCTTGCAGGTGAGATCTCTCTTACATGAGAATCTCACCATGACACCACCATACGACATGGCAGACGTGCAGACCCAAGCCAAGGGCGTCTTCAGGGTATTGGAATTTCGAGAGCGCGCACAGAAGAAGTCTGCACTCATCTCTGCTCCATCAACAAATAATCCTCCACCACCTGCCCGGGATGACAAGAGGAAGCGAAACCAAACAGATCATACGAAGGAAGGAAAAAGGCCAAGATAG